The following are encoded in a window of Pseudomonas graminis genomic DNA:
- a CDS encoding MFS transporter, with product MPSANVETSANLAADPIKALYSKITWKLIPFLCFCYLAAYLDRINIGFAKLQMLDQLHFSETAFGLGAGLFFVGYILFEVPSNLVLEKVGAKIWIARIMITWGLLSSCTLFVSTPTQFYVLRFLLGAAEAGFLPGVLFYLTTWFPTYRRGRIIALFMIGLPLSSVIGGPLSGWIMGHFDQTAGLRGWQWLFLIEGIPSVLLGVMTFWALPNNPKEAKWLNSTEQTLLEGELRLDDAEGKDSKHSFRDGFFNLKVWMLGGIDFSILLSAYAMGFWMPTFIKNAGVTDTFHIGVLTALPSVAALIGMLMIGASSDRRRERRWHIIVPFWIGAVAMAASPFFTHNLVVTVALFAVASAAIIGAVPVFFSLPATFLKGRAAATGFALACSLANIAGLVSNSMMGIAIDVTGSSAGALWFFAGCLMLSSLLVVALPAKLVNR from the coding sequence ATGCCCTCTGCGAATGTAGAAACCTCCGCGAACTTAGCCGCGGACCCGATCAAGGCGCTGTACAGCAAGATCACCTGGAAGCTCATTCCCTTCCTGTGCTTCTGCTACCTGGCCGCTTACCTGGACCGCATCAACATCGGTTTCGCCAAGCTGCAGATGCTCGACCAGCTGCACTTCAGCGAGACCGCGTTCGGGCTGGGCGCCGGGCTGTTCTTCGTCGGCTATATCCTCTTCGAAGTGCCGAGCAACCTGGTGCTGGAGAAGGTCGGCGCGAAAATCTGGATCGCGCGGATCATGATCACGTGGGGTTTGCTGTCGTCCTGCACGCTGTTCGTCAGCACGCCGACGCAGTTTTACGTGCTGCGGTTTTTGCTCGGCGCCGCTGAAGCGGGCTTTCTGCCGGGCGTGTTGTTCTACCTGACCACCTGGTTCCCGACCTATCGCCGTGGCCGCATCATCGCGTTGTTCATGATCGGCCTGCCGCTTTCCAGCGTCATCGGCGGCCCGCTGTCGGGCTGGATCATGGGCCATTTCGACCAGACCGCCGGCCTGCGCGGCTGGCAGTGGCTGTTCCTGATCGAGGGCATTCCCAGCGTGCTGCTGGGGGTGATGACGTTCTGGGCGCTGCCGAATAATCCGAAAGAAGCCAAATGGCTGAACAGCACAGAACAAACGTTGCTGGAAGGCGAACTGCGCCTGGACGATGCCGAGGGCAAAGACAGCAAGCACAGCTTTCGTGACGGCTTTTTCAATCTGAAAGTGTGGATGCTCGGCGGCATCGATTTCTCGATCCTGCTCAGCGCCTACGCCATGGGCTTCTGGATGCCGACGTTCATCAAAAACGCCGGGGTCACCGACACCTTCCACATCGGCGTGCTGACCGCATTGCCCAGCGTGGCCGCGTTGATCGGCATGCTGATGATCGGCGCCAGCTCCGACCGCCGGCGCGAACGTCGCTGGCACATCATCGTGCCGTTCTGGATCGGCGCCGTGGCCATGGCCGCCAGCCCGTTCTTCACCCATAACTTGGTCGTGACCGTCGCGCTGTTCGCCGTCGCTTCAGCCGCCATCATCGGTGCCGTGCCGGTGTTCTTCAGCCTGCCGGCCACGTTCCTCAAAGGCCGGGCGGCGGCCACAGGCTTTGCTTTGGCCTGCTCGCTGGCGAACATTGCGGGATTGGTGAGCAACTCGATGATGGGCATTGCGATCGACGTCACTGGCAGCAGCGCCGGGGCGTTGTGGTTCTTTGCCGGGTGTTTGATGTTGAGCAGCCTGCTGGTGGTGGCGTTGCCGGCGAAGCTGGTGAATAGGTAA
- a CDS encoding N-carbamoylsarcosine amidohydrolase produces MTDPQSADANYQGVWGNRIGFGAKPALLMIDFMQGYTQPGAPLYAPGVVSAVAESVELLACAREHGIAVVHTNIRYHPTHFADGGMWVKKAPVMKDMVEGNPLAAFCEAVQPLPEEVVISKQYASSFFGTSLASMLHAQGIDTVVLAGCSTSGCIRATAVDAVQHGFRTIVVRECVGDRHPDPHEANLFDIDSKYGDVVGKQEAMTHMRAATGKR; encoded by the coding sequence ATGACCGACCCACAAAGCGCGGACGCCAACTATCAGGGCGTCTGGGGCAATCGCATCGGTTTTGGTGCGAAACCGGCCTTGCTGATGATCGATTTCATGCAGGGCTACACCCAACCCGGCGCGCCTTTATATGCGCCCGGCGTGGTCAGTGCGGTGGCCGAAAGCGTCGAGCTGCTGGCCTGCGCGCGGGAACACGGCATCGCGGTGGTGCACACCAACATCCGCTACCACCCCACGCATTTCGCGGACGGCGGCATGTGGGTGAAAAAAGCGCCGGTGATGAAGGACATGGTCGAAGGCAACCCGCTGGCCGCGTTCTGCGAGGCCGTGCAGCCATTGCCCGAAGAGGTCGTGATCAGCAAGCAGTACGCCAGTTCGTTCTTCGGCACGTCACTGGCATCAATGCTGCACGCCCAAGGCATCGACACCGTCGTGCTGGCCGGTTGCTCCACCAGCGGCTGCATCCGGGCAACGGCGGTGGATGCCGTGCAGCATGGTTTCCGGACCATCGTGGTGCGCGAATGCGTGGGCGACCGTCACCCCGATCCCCATGAAGCGAACCTGTTCGACATCGACAGCAAGTACGGGGATGTGGTTGGTAAGCAGGAGGCTATGACGCACATGCGAGCGGCAACCGGTAAGCGATGA
- a CDS encoding MarR family winged helix-turn-helix transcriptional regulator, whose product MSTDHPSDNNPSYTFSEQVGHLLRKAYQRHLAIFQQNVGDSQLTAVQFVTLCALRDHGPSSQTELVKATAVDQATIRGIVDRLKARDLISLEPDPQDRRKVICSLTDSGLQRVQETVPRAAQISELTLSKLNPAERVAVLFLLRKLIDEGDE is encoded by the coding sequence GTGTCCACTGACCACCCTTCCGATAACAATCCGTCCTACACCTTCTCCGAGCAGGTCGGCCATCTGCTGCGCAAGGCCTACCAGCGGCATTTGGCGATCTTCCAGCAGAATGTCGGTGATTCGCAGCTCACGGCGGTGCAGTTCGTGACCCTGTGCGCGCTGCGCGATCACGGCCCCAGCTCGCAGACCGAGCTGGTCAAGGCCACGGCGGTGGATCAGGCGACCATTCGCGGCATCGTCGATCGCCTGAAAGCCCGGGACTTGATCAGTCTTGAGCCGGACCCGCAGGATCGCCGCAAAGTCATCTGCAGCCTGACCGACAGCGGCCTGCAACGGGTGCAGGAAACCGTGCCCCGCGCCGCGCAGATCAGTGAGCTGACCCTGAGCAAACTCAACCCTGCCGAACGCGTGGCTGTACTGTTTCTGCTGCGCAAACTGATCGATGAGGGCGATGAATAA
- a CDS encoding aldo/keto reductase has product MPVTDPRPLTRRRLITLAAGAWAALALDAFGRRAQAFEAPPPGTSPGQTGERNMLTRDIPSSGEALPMIGLGTYRGFDVEPASDGYKLLPAVVDQLFQAGGTVIDSSPMYGRAEETTGELLSIHQPSSPAFLATKVWTRGRDEGIAQMEASFRLLRTARIDLMQIHNLLDWKTHLPTLRQWKEEGRIRYIGLTHYTPSAYDEVEAALKAEAFDFLQINYALDDRAVEARLLPLCRERGVAVICNRPFGGGGLLGRLRNTPLPGWAGEVQARSWAQLALKFLISHPAVTCAIPGTGNPKYMKENAEAARGPLLTDAQRQQLIALVG; this is encoded by the coding sequence ATGCCCGTGACCGACCCACGCCCGCTCACCCGCAGAAGACTGATCACTCTGGCAGCAGGTGCCTGGGCGGCGCTTGCTCTTGACGCGTTCGGGCGCCGTGCGCAGGCATTCGAAGCCCCACCACCCGGCACATCCCCCGGTCAAACAGGAGAGCGGAACATGCTCACGCGAGACATTCCATCCAGCGGCGAAGCCTTGCCGATGATCGGACTTGGCACCTATCGCGGGTTCGATGTCGAACCCGCGAGCGACGGGTACAAACTGCTGCCCGCCGTGGTCGACCAGCTGTTTCAGGCGGGCGGCACGGTGATCGACAGTTCACCGATGTACGGCCGCGCCGAGGAAACCACCGGCGAGTTGCTGTCGATCCATCAGCCGTCATCGCCAGCGTTCCTGGCGACCAAGGTCTGGACACGAGGACGGGACGAAGGCATTGCCCAGATGGAAGCGTCGTTTCGGCTATTGCGAACCGCGCGCATCGACCTCATGCAGATCCATAACCTGCTGGACTGGAAGACCCACCTGCCGACGCTGCGTCAGTGGAAAGAGGAAGGGCGCATTCGTTACATCGGTCTCACGCACTACACCCCATCGGCCTACGACGAGGTCGAAGCTGCGCTGAAGGCTGAGGCGTTTGATTTTCTGCAGATCAATTACGCACTGGACGATCGCGCCGTCGAGGCACGGCTGCTGCCGCTTTGTCGCGAGCGCGGGGTGGCGGTGATTTGCAATCGGCCGTTCGGTGGCGGCGGTCTGCTCGGCCGCTTGCGCAACACGCCGCTGCCGGGCTGGGCGGGGGAGGTTCAGGCCAGGAGCTGGGCGCAGCTGGCGCTGAAGTTTCTGATCTCACACCCGGCAGTGACGTGCGCGATCCCTGGTACGGGCAATCCCAAATACATGAAGGAAAACGCCGAAGCTGCGCGTGGTCCGCTGCTCACCGACGCCCAGCGGCAACAGCTGATTGCATTGGTGGGGTGA
- a CDS encoding FAD-dependent monooxygenase, giving the protein MPTTQKIAIVGSGLGGAAAATLLQKAGFHVDIYEQAPAFSRIGAGIHMGPNIMKIFRRMGIEQQLSDMGSHPDFWFSRDGATGDYLSRIALGEFSLKEYGAAYITVHRGDLHALQMSTLAPGSVHFSKCLTTLEERENGVRLNFADGTHADADIVIGADGINSRIREELLGHEKPLYSGWVAHRALIPSEVLTKYDVEFENCVKWWSEDRHMMVYHTTGKRDEYYYVTGVPHAAWDFEGNWVDSSRDEMYEAFAGYHPTVQALIESTETVTKWPLLNRNPLPLWSRGRLVLLGDACHPMKPHMAQGAGMAIEDAAMLTRCLQETGLSDYRTAFQLYEANRKERASRVQAVSNANTWLRTQEDPAWVYGYDLYGQELKSGVAA; this is encoded by the coding sequence ATGCCTACCACGCAAAAAATCGCCATCGTCGGATCCGGTCTGGGGGGCGCTGCGGCTGCGACGCTGTTGCAGAAAGCCGGTTTCCACGTCGACATCTACGAACAGGCCCCTGCGTTTTCACGCATCGGCGCCGGGATCCACATGGGCCCGAACATCATGAAAATCTTCCGGCGCATGGGGATCGAGCAACAGCTCAGCGACATGGGTTCGCACCCGGATTTCTGGTTCAGTCGCGACGGTGCGACCGGCGACTACCTGTCGCGCATCGCCCTGGGCGAGTTTTCACTCAAAGAATACGGCGCGGCCTACATCACCGTGCACCGTGGCGATTTGCACGCACTGCAGATGTCGACGCTGGCGCCGGGCAGCGTGCACTTCAGCAAGTGCCTGACCACCCTGGAGGAACGCGAAAACGGCGTGCGTCTGAATTTCGCCGACGGCACCCATGCCGACGCCGACATCGTGATCGGCGCCGATGGCATCAATTCCAGGATTCGCGAAGAGCTGTTGGGCCACGAGAAACCGCTGTACAGCGGCTGGGTCGCCCACCGCGCGCTGATCCCCAGCGAGGTGCTGACCAAGTACGACGTTGAGTTCGAGAACTGCGTGAAGTGGTGGAGCGAGGACCGCCACATGATGGTTTACCACACCACCGGCAAGCGCGATGAGTACTACTACGTCACTGGCGTGCCCCATGCAGCGTGGGACTTCGAGGGCAATTGGGTCGACAGCAGCCGGGACGAAATGTACGAAGCCTTCGCCGGGTATCACCCCACCGTGCAGGCCCTGATCGAGTCCACTGAAACCGTGACCAAGTGGCCGCTGCTTAACCGCAACCCACTGCCATTGTGGAGTCGCGGCCGCCTCGTTTTGCTGGGCGACGCCTGCCACCCGATGAAGCCGCACATGGCCCAGGGCGCCGGCATGGCCATCGAAGACGCCGCGATGCTCACCCGCTGCCTGCAGGAAACCGGCCTCAGCGACTACCGCACCGCGTTCCAGCTCTACGAAGCCAATCGCAAGGAGCGCGCCTCTCGCGTTCAGGCGGTTTCCAACGCCAACACCTGGCTGCGCACCCAGGAAGACCCGGCCTGGGTCTACGGTTATGACTTGTACGGCCAGGAGCTGAAATCGGGGGTGGCGGCATGA
- a CDS encoding 2,5-dihydroxypyridine 5,6-dioxygenase, with product MPVSDCELTQMFEHVLKLSKVDATQSVAVLKSHYSNARTVRAAMDAAQRLGAKVYAVELPSFNHPKAMGNDMTAYCGDTALTGNIAAQRALEAADLIVDTMMLLHSPEQEQILKTGTRILLAVEPPEVLARMLPTVADKERVLAAEQVLKAARSIQVKSRAGSDFRAQLGQYPSVTEYGFADEPGRWDHWPSGFLFSWPNEETAEGTLVIDVGDIVLPFKTYSREQITLEIDKGFITGIHGGFEAEYLREYLKYFNDPEVYGISHIGWGLQPRAQWTAMGLHEKNDGMCMDARAFYGNFLFSTGPNTEVGGTRKTPCHLDIPLRRCDIYLDDQAVVLAGEVVAPEASKA from the coding sequence ATGCCGGTTAGCGATTGCGAATTGACCCAGATGTTCGAGCACGTCCTGAAACTGTCGAAAGTGGACGCGACCCAGAGCGTGGCAGTGCTCAAGAGCCACTACTCCAATGCGCGTACGGTGCGCGCCGCGATGGACGCTGCTCAACGCCTGGGCGCCAAGGTTTATGCGGTGGAGCTGCCGTCGTTCAATCACCCCAAAGCCATGGGCAACGACATGACCGCCTACTGCGGCGACACCGCGCTGACCGGCAACATTGCCGCACAACGTGCCCTTGAGGCGGCGGACCTGATCGTCGACACGATGATGCTGCTGCACTCGCCGGAGCAGGAGCAGATCCTCAAGACCGGCACGCGGATTCTGCTGGCGGTGGAACCCCCGGAAGTGCTGGCGCGGATGCTGCCAACGGTGGCGGACAAAGAGCGGGTGCTGGCCGCCGAACAGGTGCTGAAGGCGGCCCGGTCGATTCAGGTAAAGTCCCGCGCCGGCAGCGATTTCCGTGCGCAATTGGGGCAATACCCTTCAGTGACCGAGTACGGTTTCGCCGACGAGCCGGGCCGCTGGGATCACTGGCCCAGCGGTTTTCTGTTCTCCTGGCCCAACGAAGAGACCGCCGAGGGCACGCTGGTCATTGATGTCGGCGACATCGTGCTGCCGTTCAAAACCTATTCCCGCGAGCAAATCACGCTGGAGATCGACAAGGGGTTTATCACCGGGATTCACGGTGGTTTCGAGGCGGAGTACCTGCGCGAATACCTGAAGTACTTCAACGACCCGGAGGTCTACGGCATTTCCCACATCGGCTGGGGCCTGCAACCGCGCGCACAGTGGACGGCCATGGGCCTGCACGAGAAGAACGACGGCATGTGCATGGACGCCCGGGCGTTCTATGGCAATTTCCTGTTTTCTACAGGGCCGAATACCGAAGTCGGCGGCACCCGCAAAACCCCGTGCCATCTGGATATCCCGCTGCGTCGTTGCGATATATATCTCGATGATCAGGCCGTGGTGTTGGCGGGAGAAGTGGTGGCGCCCGAAGCGTCAAAGGCCTGA
- a CDS encoding (2Fe-2S)-binding protein, protein MTADTSEPQRAAEKTVTLNVNGQATSVTAMPDTPLLLILRNDLHLNGPKYGCGLGECGACTVIIDGVAARSCVFPLTGAQGREITTLEGIGSRDRPHPVQQAFIDEQAAQCGYCMNGMIMTAKALLDRNPHPTEAQIRNELSANLCRCGTHLEILRAVLRAARHQPSPDPVQ, encoded by the coding sequence ATGACGGCTGACACAAGCGAGCCACAGCGGGCGGCAGAGAAGACCGTGACCCTGAACGTCAACGGTCAGGCGACGAGCGTCACGGCAATGCCTGACACGCCGCTGTTACTGATCCTGCGCAACGACCTGCACCTTAATGGCCCCAAATACGGCTGCGGCCTGGGCGAGTGCGGCGCCTGCACGGTGATCATCGATGGCGTCGCTGCACGCTCCTGCGTGTTTCCGCTGACGGGCGCACAAGGGCGTGAGATCACGACGCTGGAAGGCATCGGCTCGCGAGACCGCCCGCATCCAGTGCAGCAAGCCTTCATCGACGAACAGGCCGCGCAATGCGGCTACTGCATGAACGGCATGATCATGACCGCCAAAGCGTTACTCGACCGCAACCCGCACCCCACCGAAGCGCAGATCCGCAACGAACTGTCGGCCAACCTGTGCCGCTGCGGCACGCACCTGGAAATTCTCCGCGCGGTCCTGCGTGCCGCGCGTCATCAGCCCAGCCCGGATCCCGTCCAATGA
- a CDS encoding molybdopterin cofactor-binding domain-containing protein, producing MTQTLPTRDELLAQNGVLLIVDDILPPSGPVAKGGTPTVRPVELGLFIAIDQDSRVYAFNGHVDLGTGIRTSLTQIVAEELDLQMDQVTMILGDTERAPNQGATIASATLQISAIPLRNAAAEARRYLLQQAAQQWSVDVDSLVIDSGVIKAQDGRELTFGQLLVDQRVELRISGNAPLKRLEDYKLVGQGAARVDIPGKATGELTYVHDMRLPDMLHGRVVRPPYAGYDTGDFVGTSLLEVDESSIAHIPGIVRVVVIRDFVGIVAMREEQAAKAARELKVTWKPWQHQLPDMSNIEQAIRDNPSIQRVVLDQGNVEEALAQASERMTRTYLWPYQIHGSIGPSCGLADYSEEGIRVWSGTQNPHMLRADLAWLLEYPEERIDIIRMEAAGCYGRNCADDVCADAVLLSRAVGRPVRVQLTREQEHAWEPKGTAQLMEVDGGLNADGGIAGYDFSTHYPSNNSPTLALLLTGRVEPVATMFEMGDRTSIPPYDIEHMRVTIHDMAPIVRASWMRGVSALPNTFAHESYIDELAFAAGVDPVEYRLRYLHDERAAELVRATAARADWTPRTEPMQIPEEDGVLRGRGFAYARYIHSKFPGFGAAWAAWVADVAIDKHTGDVSVTRVVIGHDAGMMVNPAGVQHQIHGNVIQSTSRVLKERVTFEESTVASKEWGGYPILTFPEVPKVDVMMMPRQAEPPMGAGESASVPSAAAIANAVYDATGIRFRELPITAERILAALNSAGTQSNSQPPQSPTAKRSKWLFGSLFAAFGALLGMAATALPWRAEIAPITPPAAGTWSSATLERGRLLAAVGDCAVCHTAPNGASNAGGLAMQTPFGTVYSSNITPDPETGIGNWSYPAFERAMRDGISRDGKHLYPAFPYTAFRNIEDADMQALYAYLMSQTPVKQVQPANDMRFPFNVRPLMAGWNALYLRKGEVQTQPQQSAQWNRGQYLVNGLGHCAACHSPRDLLGAEKGGTSFLAGGMVDGWEAPALNSLSKAPTPWTEDQLFNYLSSGYSDAHGVAAGPMGPVVSELAKLPKSDVRAMAVYLAALNEPASGSADVGPATATRLAEKPSVSPQSLSNGQRVFEGSCQGCHADGLGPKLFGVSPSLATNTNVHSALPDNLIKVIQQGIDKPATADLGYMPGFKDSLSDTQISDLAAYLRSRFAPNERQWTGLPEKVAHLKANPGTH from the coding sequence ATGACCCAGACTTTGCCCACGCGCGATGAGTTGCTCGCCCAAAACGGCGTGCTGTTGATCGTCGACGACATCCTGCCGCCATCCGGTCCGGTCGCCAAAGGCGGCACCCCCACCGTCCGGCCCGTGGAATTGGGGCTGTTCATTGCCATCGATCAGGACAGCCGCGTCTACGCCTTCAACGGCCACGTCGATCTGGGCACCGGCATTCGCACTTCGCTGACGCAGATCGTCGCCGAAGAGCTGGACCTGCAAATGGATCAGGTGACGATGATCCTGGGCGACACCGAACGTGCGCCGAATCAGGGCGCGACCATCGCCAGCGCCACGCTGCAGATTTCCGCCATTCCCCTGCGCAACGCGGCCGCCGAGGCGCGGCGCTATTTGCTGCAACAGGCCGCGCAGCAGTGGTCGGTCGATGTGGATTCGTTGGTCATCGACAGCGGCGTGATCAAGGCGCAGGACGGTCGCGAACTGACCTTTGGCCAGTTGCTGGTTGATCAGCGTGTCGAGTTGCGCATCTCCGGCAACGCACCACTCAAGCGGCTGGAAGACTACAAGCTGGTGGGGCAGGGCGCCGCCCGGGTGGACATTCCGGGCAAGGCGACCGGCGAATTGACCTACGTGCACGACATGCGTCTGCCGGACATGCTCCATGGCCGTGTCGTACGGCCGCCCTATGCCGGTTACGACACGGGCGACTTTGTCGGCACCAGCTTGCTGGAAGTAGATGAATCCTCCATCGCCCACATTCCCGGCATCGTCCGCGTGGTGGTGATTCGCGATTTCGTCGGCATCGTCGCGATGCGCGAAGAGCAGGCGGCCAAGGCGGCGCGCGAGCTCAAGGTCACCTGGAAACCGTGGCAGCATCAGTTGCCGGACATGAGCAACATCGAGCAGGCGATTCGCGACAACCCGAGCATTCAGCGGGTGGTGCTCGATCAGGGCAATGTCGAAGAAGCGTTGGCCCAGGCCAGCGAGCGAATGACGCGAACCTATCTGTGGCCCTACCAGATTCACGGCTCCATCGGACCTTCGTGCGGGCTGGCGGACTACAGCGAAGAAGGCATTCGGGTCTGGTCCGGCACGCAGAACCCCCACATGCTCCGCGCCGATCTGGCCTGGCTGCTGGAATACCCCGAAGAACGGATCGACATCATCCGCATGGAGGCGGCCGGCTGTTACGGGCGCAACTGCGCTGACGACGTCTGCGCCGATGCCGTGTTGCTGTCCCGCGCCGTGGGTCGGCCGGTGCGCGTGCAACTGACCCGCGAGCAGGAACACGCGTGGGAGCCGAAAGGCACCGCCCAGTTGATGGAAGTCGACGGCGGGCTCAACGCCGATGGCGGCATCGCCGGTTACGACTTCAGCACCCATTATCCGTCGAACAATTCGCCGACGCTGGCCTTGCTGCTGACCGGGCGCGTGGAACCGGTGGCGACGATGTTCGAAATGGGCGATCGCACGTCGATCCCGCCCTACGACATCGAGCACATGCGCGTCACCATTCACGACATGGCGCCGATTGTGCGGGCGTCGTGGATGCGCGGCGTGTCGGCGCTTCCCAATACGTTTGCTCACGAGTCCTACATCGATGAGTTGGCGTTCGCCGCCGGCGTCGACCCCGTCGAATACCGCCTGCGTTATCTGCACGACGAGCGCGCCGCTGAATTGGTTCGTGCCACGGCGGCGCGGGCTGACTGGACGCCGCGCACCGAGCCTATGCAGATTCCCGAAGAAGACGGCGTCTTGCGCGGGCGCGGTTTTGCCTACGCGCGCTACATCCACAGCAAGTTTCCCGGCTTCGGCGCGGCGTGGGCGGCGTGGGTCGCAGACGTGGCGATCGACAAGCACACCGGCGACGTGTCGGTAACCCGTGTGGTGATCGGCCATGACGCCGGGATGATGGTCAACCCGGCCGGGGTGCAGCATCAGATCCACGGCAACGTCATCCAGTCCACCAGCCGCGTGCTCAAGGAGCGAGTGACGTTCGAGGAGTCCACGGTGGCGAGCAAGGAGTGGGGCGGCTACCCGATTCTGACGTTCCCGGAAGTGCCGAAGGTCGACGTCATGATGATGCCGCGCCAGGCCGAGCCGCCCATGGGCGCCGGGGAATCGGCATCGGTGCCGAGCGCAGCGGCCATTGCCAACGCTGTGTACGACGCGACCGGGATTCGCTTTCGCGAACTGCCGATTACCGCCGAGCGCATCCTTGCTGCATTGAACAGCGCAGGCACGCAATCCAATAGCCAACCGCCGCAATCGCCAACAGCCAAACGTTCGAAATGGCTGTTCGGTTCGTTGTTTGCAGCGTTCGGCGCGTTGCTCGGCATGGCGGCCACCGCATTGCCCTGGCGTGCGGAAATCGCGCCCATCACGCCGCCCGCAGCGGGCACCTGGTCGTCGGCGACCCTGGAGCGCGGGCGGTTACTGGCGGCCGTGGGCGACTGCGCGGTATGTCACACCGCCCCGAATGGCGCCAGCAATGCCGGCGGGCTGGCGATGCAGACGCCATTCGGCACTGTATATAGCAGCAACATCACCCCGGACCCGGAGACTGGCATCGGTAACTGGTCGTATCCAGCGTTCGAGCGGGCGATGCGTGACGGCATCAGTCGCGATGGCAAACACCTTTATCCGGCGTTTCCCTACACGGCGTTCAGAAATATCGAGGACGCCGACATGCAGGCGCTGTACGCGTACCTGATGTCGCAAACCCCGGTGAAACAGGTGCAGCCCGCCAATGACATGCGCTTCCCCTTCAATGTGCGACCGTTGATGGCCGGTTGGAACGCGCTGTACCTGCGCAAAGGCGAGGTGCAGACGCAGCCCCAGCAAAGCGCGCAGTGGAATCGCGGCCAGTATCTGGTCAATGGATTGGGGCATTGTGCTGCCTGCCATTCACCTCGGGATCTGCTGGGGGCGGAGAAGGGCGGCACGTCGTTTCTCGCGGGTGGCATGGTGGACGGCTGGGAAGCGCCGGCGCTCAACAGCCTGTCGAAAGCGCCGACGCCGTGGACCGAGGATCAGTTGTTCAATTACCTGAGCAGCGGGTATTCCGATGCCCACGGTGTCGCGGCGGGACCAATGGGGCCGGTGGTGTCGGAATTGGCGAAACTGCCGAAGAGCGATGTGCGGGCGATGGCGGTGTATCTCGCGGCGTTGAATGAGCCTGCGTCTGGCAGCGCTGATGTCGGTCCGGCGACGGCGACCCGTCTGGCAGAGAAGCCGAGCGTTTCGCCCCAGTCGTTGAGCAATGGCCAGCGAGTGTTCGAAGGCTCGTGCCAGGGATGTCATGCCGACGGTCTGGGGCCGAAGTTGTTTGGCGTGAGCCCGTCGCTGGCGACCAATACCAACGTCCACAGCGCGCTGCCGGACAACCTGATCAAGGTCATTCAGCAGGGGATCGACAAGCCGGCGACGGCAGATCTGGGTTACATGCCGGGCTTCAAGGACAGCCTGTCCGATACCCAGATCAGCGATTTGGCCGCCTACCTGCGCAGCCGCTTTGCGCCGAATGAGCGGCAGTGGACGGGGTTGCCAGAGAAAGTGGCGCATTTGAAAGCCAATCCCGGAACGCACTGA
- a CDS encoding alpha/beta fold hydrolase translates to MSTFIQGGNVQASGIRQHYLRYGGDIHSGKPALILIPGITSPAITWGFVAERLGQSFDTYVLDARGRGLSSTGPDLDYSVDTCADDIGAFAAAMGIDSYHLAGHSMGARFAVRASIRCPQGLKSLVLIDPPVSGPGRREYPAKLPWYVDSIRQSQQGMSAEHMRAFCPTWTEEQLQLRAEWLHTCYEPAIVRAFNDFHDVDFHQDLPNLPVPALLIVAGRGGVIQPEDEAEIRQLQPNILIARVENAGHMIPWDNLPGFFAAFGDFLGTPLT, encoded by the coding sequence ATGAGCACCTTCATTCAGGGTGGTAACGTTCAGGCCAGCGGCATCCGTCAGCATTACCTGCGCTACGGCGGCGACATTCACTCCGGCAAACCGGCGCTTATCCTGATCCCGGGCATCACCAGCCCGGCGATCACCTGGGGGTTCGTCGCTGAACGCCTGGGCCAGTCTTTCGACACCTACGTGCTGGATGCGCGCGGTCGCGGGCTTTCTTCCACGGGGCCGGATCTGGATTACAGCGTCGACACCTGCGCCGATGACATCGGTGCGTTTGCCGCCGCCATGGGCATCGACAGCTATCACTTGGCCGGTCACTCCATGGGCGCGCGTTTTGCCGTTCGGGCTTCGATTCGTTGCCCCCAGGGCCTGAAAAGCCTGGTGCTGATTGATCCGCCGGTGTCCGGGCCGGGCCGTCGTGAATACCCGGCGAAGTTGCCGTGGTACGTCGACTCCATCCGCCAGTCGCAACAGGGCATGAGCGCCGAACACATGCGCGCGTTCTGCCCGACCTGGACAGAGGAACAACTGCAACTACGCGCCGAGTGGCTGCACACCTGCTACGAGCCCGCCATCGTCCGCGCCTTCAATGACTTCCACGACGTGGATTTCCACCAGGACCTGCCGAACCTTCCGGTCCCTGCCCTGCTCATCGTCGCTGGCCGCGGCGGCGTGATTCAGCCGGAAGACGAAGCCGAAATCCGACAGCTGCAACCGAACATCCTGATCGCGCGAGTGGAAAACGCCGGACACATGATTCCGTGGGACAACCTGCCGGGCTTCTTCGCCGCGTTCGGTGACTTTCTCGGTACGCCGCTGACCTGA